A DNA window from Sphingomonas profundi contains the following coding sequences:
- a CDS encoding YnfA family protein encodes MVKTALIYPLAAMAEIAGCFAFWGWLRLDRPAWWLVPGVAALLFFAWALSWSPADAAGRAFAAYGGVYIIASIVWLWLVEGVRPDRWDAGGSLLCLAGALLILLAPRG; translated from the coding sequence ATGGTCAAGACCGCCCTCATCTATCCGCTGGCCGCTATGGCCGAGATCGCCGGCTGCTTCGCCTTCTGGGGCTGGCTGCGGCTCGATCGCCCGGCCTGGTGGCTGGTGCCGGGCGTCGCCGCCCTGCTGTTCTTCGCCTGGGCGCTCAGCTGGAGCCCGGCGGATGCCGCCGGCCGCGCCTTTGCCGCTTATGGCGGCGTCTACATCATCGCCTCGATCGTCTGGCTGTGGCTGGTCGAGGGCGTGCGGCCGGATCGCTGGGACGCGGGCGGCAGCCTGCTGTGCCTGGCCGGCGCGCTCCTGATCCTGCTCGCGCCGCGAGGCTGA
- the wecB gene encoding non-hydrolyzing UDP-N-acetylglucosamine 2-epimerase, giving the protein MTMPARVHLIAAARPNFMKVAPLWHALAAAPDFTPVLVHTGQHYDANMSDAIFADLRLPAPDHHLGVGSGTHAEQTGRVMIAYEAVAMADRPDWLIVVGDVNSTAACALVGTKLGIPTVHLEAGLRSRDRAMPEELNRLMTDVLADVLWTPSPDADANLAAEGIPPARVTRVGNIMMDAFELTRPAIMAADYPAALGFTPGGYGVVTLHRPSNVDDPAQLARLVAALEQAQARLPLVFPVHPRTAARLATAGLDTRLAAAGVRLVAPAPYVRFMSLVTQAAAVITDSGGIQEETTYLGIPCLTLRENTERPITISEGTSRLVQVGDLVATLVSALAEPRSQRRRPDRWDGRTAARCLADLRARTAGAASAAA; this is encoded by the coding sequence ATGACCATGCCCGCCCGCGTCCACCTGATCGCCGCCGCCCGGCCGAACTTCATGAAGGTCGCGCCGCTGTGGCACGCGCTGGCCGCCGCGCCCGATTTCACGCCGGTGCTGGTGCATACCGGCCAGCATTACGACGCCAACATGTCGGACGCGATCTTCGCCGATCTGCGGCTGCCGGCGCCGGACCATCATCTCGGCGTCGGTTCCGGCACCCATGCCGAGCAGACCGGCCGGGTGATGATCGCCTACGAGGCGGTGGCGATGGCCGACCGGCCGGACTGGCTGATCGTCGTCGGCGACGTGAACTCCACCGCCGCCTGCGCGCTGGTCGGCACGAAGCTGGGCATCCCGACCGTGCACCTGGAGGCGGGCCTGCGCAGCCGCGACCGGGCGATGCCGGAGGAACTGAACCGGCTGATGACGGACGTGCTGGCCGACGTGCTGTGGACGCCCTCGCCGGACGCGGACGCGAACCTGGCCGCCGAGGGTATTCCGCCGGCGCGGGTGACGCGGGTCGGCAACATCATGATGGACGCGTTCGAGCTGACCCGTCCGGCGATCATGGCGGCGGACTATCCCGCCGCGCTGGGCTTCACGCCGGGCGGCTACGGCGTCGTCACCCTGCACCGCCCGTCCAACGTCGACGATCCGGCGCAGCTGGCGCGGCTGGTGGCGGCGCTGGAGCAGGCGCAGGCGCGGCTGCCGCTGGTGTTCCCGGTGCATCCGCGCACGGCGGCGCGGCTGGCCACGGCGGGCCTGGACACGCGATTGGCGGCCGCGGGCGTGCGGCTGGTGGCGCCGGCGCCCTATGTGCGGTTCATGAGCCTCGTCACCCAGGCGGCGGCGGTGATCACCGATTCGGGCGGGATCCAGGAGGAGACGACCTATCTCGGCATCCCCTGCCTCACCCTGCGCGAGAATACCGAGCGGCCGATCACGATCAGCGAAGGCACGAGCCGGCTTGTGCAGGTCGGCGATCTCGTCGCGACCCTGGTCTCGGCGCTGGCCGAGCCCCGGTCGCAGCGGCGCAGGCCCGATCGCTGGGACGGCAGGACGGCGGCGCGGTGCCTGGCGGAC
- a CDS encoding sensor histidine kinase, translating to MRFDDKLATVLAQPRTDAAARAAAWRQIVDILAQRSAAEADVPLADDALALLRALRDEVPQAVRAEAVAAIAGRRVHPAIVGLIAEERPAIAAALIGRVVLDDAAWLALLPRLSPVARSLLRHRRDLSPAVTAGLASFGTSDFALPPADPAPVAAALLIPLETPQPPAEGPSGETQIRDLLDRIAAYRRDEPPVAAATPVLSPAETFRFETGADGVILWVEGAPRGPLIGATIARAAASLGHGVDGQAAGAFRHRAAFREARLSVAGESAASGEWRIAGVPVFDPRDGRFTGYRGTARRPRSDERAAVDGGLYGSGLPADSLRQLVHELRTPLNAIVGFGEMIERQVLGPAAFPYRARAAEIVDHGRRLLGAVDDLDMAARIDTRRLEATPDRIDATALLHRLREDFRGVADARGVVLTVAVAGGIGPVAADPLAIERMFARLLAATIGLGQPGETIAIDLASAGDDVLLRLSRPAIVGGCDERGLLDPGYTPEGDWPDAPVLGLGFALRLIRNLAAGAGGELTIEPGSFLLRLPAAGQAGVRTGAAPL from the coding sequence TTGCGCTTCGACGACAAGCTGGCGACGGTGCTGGCGCAGCCGCGGACAGACGCGGCGGCGCGCGCCGCCGCGTGGCGGCAGATCGTCGACATCCTGGCGCAGCGCTCGGCCGCCGAGGCGGATGTGCCGCTGGCCGACGACGCCCTGGCGCTGCTGCGCGCGCTGCGCGACGAGGTGCCGCAGGCGGTACGGGCGGAGGCAGTCGCCGCGATCGCCGGCCGCCGCGTCCACCCGGCCATCGTCGGGCTGATCGCCGAGGAGCGGCCCGCCATCGCCGCCGCGCTGATCGGCCGGGTGGTGCTGGACGATGCGGCGTGGCTGGCACTGCTGCCGCGCCTCTCGCCGGTGGCGCGTTCGCTGCTGCGGCACCGGCGCGATCTCTCGCCGGCGGTGACGGCTGGGCTGGCGAGCTTCGGCACGAGCGATTTCGCGCTGCCCCCGGCCGATCCGGCGCCGGTCGCGGCCGCGCTGCTGATCCCGCTGGAGACGCCGCAGCCCCCGGCCGAGGGACCGAGCGGCGAGACGCAGATCCGCGACCTGCTGGATCGCATCGCCGCCTACCGGCGCGACGAGCCGCCGGTCGCCGCCGCGACGCCGGTGTTGTCGCCGGCCGAGACGTTCCGCTTCGAGACGGGCGCCGACGGCGTCATCCTGTGGGTGGAAGGCGCGCCGCGCGGCCCCCTGATCGGCGCGACGATCGCGCGCGCGGCCGCCAGCCTGGGCCACGGCGTCGATGGGCAGGCGGCCGGCGCCTTCCGCCACCGCGCCGCCTTTCGCGAGGCGCGCCTCTCCGTCGCCGGCGAATCGGCCGCCTCGGGCGAGTGGCGCATCGCCGGCGTGCCGGTGTTCGATCCGCGCGACGGCCGCTTCACCGGCTATCGCGGCACCGCCCGCCGGCCAAGATCGGACGAGCGGGCGGCGGTGGACGGCGGCCTCTACGGATCGGGCCTGCCGGCCGATTCGCTGCGGCAGCTGGTGCACGAGCTGCGCACCCCGCTGAACGCGATCGTGGGCTTCGGCGAGATGATCGAGCGGCAGGTGCTCGGCCCCGCCGCCTTCCCCTACCGCGCCCGCGCCGCCGAGATCGTCGATCATGGGCGGCGGCTGCTCGGCGCGGTCGACGATCTCGACATGGCGGCGCGGATCGACACGCGGCGGCTGGAGGCGACGCCCGACCGCATCGACGCCACCGCGCTGCTGCACCGCCTGCGCGAGGATTTTCGCGGCGTCGCCGATGCGCGCGGCGTGGTGCTGACGGTAGCGGTGGCGGGCGGGATCGGGCCGGTCGCGGCCGATCCGCTGGCGATCGAGCGCATGTTCGCCCGGCTGCTGGCCGCCACCATCGGCCTGGGCCAGCCCGGCGAGACGATCGCCATCGATCTGGCGAGCGCCGGCGACGACGTGCTGCTGCGCCTGTCCCGCCCGGCGATCGTGGGCGGGTGTGACGAGCGCGGGCTGCTCGATCCCGGCTACACGCCCGAGGGCGACTGGCCGGACGCGCCGGTGCTGGGGCTCGGCTTCGCGCTGCGGCTGATCCGCAATCTGGCGGCCGGCGCCGGCGGCGAGCTGACGATCGAGCCGGGCAGCTTCCTGCTGCGCCTGCCCGCCGCGGGCCAGGCCGGCGTGCGGACGGGGGCGGCGCCGCTCTGA
- a CDS encoding cation diffusion facilitator family transporter — MGSGHHHGGQAHGHAHDHAHDHAHDHGAHAHGGHSHAPADFGRAFLIGITLNLGFVAVEAGFGLAVDSMALLADAGHNLSDVLGLVMAWGAFTLGRRPSNERFTYGMGGSTILAALFNALLLLVACGAILLEAVRRFATAPEVPGVPVMAVAAAGIVVNLATALLFARGREGDVNLRGAYLHMAADAAVSAGVVVAGLLTLVSGIRWIDPATSLVIVAVILAGTWGLLRESLTLALHAVPPGIDPAAVTAALSAVPGVSGVHHVHIWATSTTRTALTAHLVMPAGPPGDAFLRALADNLEHRFRIGHSTFQVERGDDRDGCGAHA, encoded by the coding sequence ATCGGCAGCGGCCATCACCACGGCGGTCAGGCACACGGGCACGCCCACGATCACGCGCACGATCACGCCCACGATCACGGGGCGCACGCGCATGGCGGCCACAGCCACGCGCCGGCCGATTTCGGCCGCGCCTTCCTGATCGGCATCACGCTAAACCTGGGCTTCGTGGCGGTGGAGGCGGGGTTCGGCCTGGCGGTCGATTCGATGGCCCTGCTGGCCGATGCCGGGCACAATCTGTCGGACGTGCTGGGCCTGGTGATGGCGTGGGGCGCCTTCACGCTGGGCCGCCGCCCGTCCAACGAGCGGTTCACCTACGGCATGGGCGGATCGACGATCCTGGCCGCCCTGTTCAACGCATTGCTGCTGCTCGTCGCCTGCGGCGCGATCCTGCTGGAGGCGGTGCGCCGCTTCGCCACGGCGCCGGAAGTGCCGGGCGTGCCGGTGATGGCGGTGGCGGCGGCGGGCATCGTCGTAAACCTCGCTACCGCGCTGCTGTTCGCGCGCGGGCGGGAGGGCGACGTCAACCTGCGCGGCGCCTATCTCCACATGGCGGCGGATGCGGCGGTCTCCGCCGGGGTGGTGGTGGCGGGGCTGCTGACGCTGGTGAGCGGCATACGGTGGATCGATCCGGCGACCAGCCTCGTCATCGTCGCGGTGATCCTGGCGGGTACATGGGGGTTGCTGCGCGAATCGCTGACGCTGGCGCTGCACGCCGTGCCGCCCGGTATCGATCCGGCGGCGGTGACGGCGGCGCTCTCCGCCGTGCCGGGCGTCAGCGGCGTCCACCACGTCCACATCTGGGCGACGAGCACCACCCGCACCGCGCTGACCGCGCATCTGGTGATGCCGGCGGGGCCGCCGGGCGACGCCTTCCTGCGCGCGCTGGCCGACAATCTGGAGCATCGCTTCCGCATCGGCCACAGCACCTTCCAGGTGGAGCGCGGCGACGATCGCGACGGCTGCGGCGCCCACGCGTGA